Within Oscillatoria salina IIICB1, the genomic segment AACATCACCAACAAAGGCTTGGTAAGTGTCGATTACATTACCAATCGGAGCGGAAGAATCAAAGTAGTTTCCATTGATATCGATATCTCCTAAAGAAGCAGTTTTCCCTGCATTTCTAACTTTATTTTTGTAATGGTTTAAGTGGTTGAATCCAGAATTGTTCGTCGTGACACTCTTAGCAACAACTCCACTATAAAGTCCTATACCAGGTGCATTAGAGTCATTTCCTTCAGCAAAATTAACAGCAAATAAATCACCGTCAGCCATTGCGGTATCAAAATCTTTACCGGAAAAATTAAAGAAAAAGTCGCCATAATCAATCGTACCATTGAGAACGCGATTATAGGCTATGCCGCCTTGGGGAAGGTTACTATTAATTCCCACATATAAACGATCGCCTTCTTGAGCGTAAGCTACACCAAAGAGTTCAAAACCTGGGTCAGCGAGATTGCCAACTACACCGTTGGTGACACCATCATTAAAGCTATCTGCTGTATATTTCCAGGAAAAAGCTTGGGCTGATTGGCTAGTTCCTAAAGCTATTAATGCGGAAGTTGCAGCAGTAAATACTAATTTATTTAGAAGAGTCATTGGTTTGAAGTTCCTTCTGTTCTACTGCTTTGATACTAACAACATCTCCTAAGTTTCTACTTAAAGTTTGGATGTAGATCTTGGCTAACTTTGTGAAGGGTCTAGTCTAGATATTTTATTATTTTGGCAAAGCAAAATATTTCTTAAAATACGTTTTTGGGCTTGGTATCTTTTAGCTCAACTTAACAAGTAATTTCACTAAATTTTTCCCCTATTTATCTGAGCGATCGACTAGTTAATCCGCAAAAACCCTCGGTTTTCTCTTCTTCATTGATGTGAAAGATTATGATAATTACTGACTTGAGGCGTAAGTGTTACTACGAGGGTAATTTGAAGGAAAGATAAAATGCTTTTTGCTCGCTCGTTCGGCTTGAGTATAAATTCAAGTTGTTTCCTGGCTTTTCCGCATTTAGGAGCTGATTTTATTAAGGATCGTTAAGTTCCCGACTTGAGTTCACCTCGATCTACCCCTGCTCTCCCTTGACAGTTAGTAATTTTTTACGCTAGCTTATATGTAGTCGTTATGAGTATGACTTATTCAAGACTCGAACCGAGCGATCGTTTAAATCCATATTTTGATGGAGAAATATAACCTATGGTAAAAATAGTTGGCATTGGGGGAAGTTTGCGCCCCAACTCCTACAGCTATCAAGCTTTAAAAATAGCTGTTCAGCGAGTGGAAGCCCTAGGTGCAGAGGTAGAAATTCTTGACTTGCGGGAAATGAAGCTACCTTTGTGCGATGGTGGTGACGACTACCCCGATTACCCAGATGTTGCGCAGCTACAAGCAACAGTCAAAGCCGCAGATGGTTTAATTTTAGCGACTCCAGAGTATCACGGTAGCGTGAGTGGGGTACTGAAAAATGCTTTAGACTTAATGAGTTTTGACGAATTATCGGGGAAAGTGACAGGGTTAATCAGCGTATTAGGAGGACAATCGAATAGTAACGCCTTAAACGATCTCCGCACGATTATGCGTTGGGTACACGCTTGGGTTATTCCCGAACAGATTGCAGTGGGTCAAGCTTGGCAAGCTTTTAGCGAAGATGGGAAAATCGTCGATGAGAAGCTTTCCCAACGTTTCGACAAATTTGCTGAAAGTCTAGTGGAAAATACATCTAAACTGAGTCAAGTCGTCTAAGTGTTTTGTCCTTACCGCAGAAATCTCTTCACTGAGAGAGAGGATCTCGCTACTCCAAAGATAGAAGCGAGATCCTCTCTGTTGCTTTTATTGTGGTTAATGAAAGTTGAGTTTTGCTTCGGGTTCGGTACAAACGAACTGAAAATAGTCCTCGAAGCAAGGTAATTGTAAATCTAATTTTATAGAGGTAGTTAAATGACTAACATTAAATTTCGTACAGGCGCGATCGCCTTAGCAATCTCTGCATTCCTGCTTCCCGCTTGCACCAATGAGCCAGAAGTAGGTATCACTCAAGACGAAGAGAATGTCACCACCGAAGAAGTGGCTGAAAACACCGAAGATTATCTCGGTCAAGAAATCACCGTGAGAAGCGAAGTTAACCAAAAAGTTGACGAAGCCGCCTTTACCCTGAATGACAGCCGATTTTTTAATGGCGATGAAATACTGGTAATTAACGCCACTGGAGCGCCGTTTATACTGCCAGAAGACGACACCGAAGTGCAAGTAACCGGAGAAGTCCAACAGTTTAACATCGTCGAATTCGAGCAAGGCTACGGCTTAGACCTCGATCCACAAGTTTATGCCGAATACGAAGAACAACCCGCGATCGTCGCCCAGTCACTAGCTCTAGCACCTGAGCCACAGGAAATCGCTGCCAATCCCGACCAATACTATAATTATCCCATTGCCGTACAGGGCGAAGTTGATGAAGTTTACAGTCCTAATTCCTTTAAACTTGAGGGAGAAGACTTGTTAGTTATCGTTCCCGGTTCGGACTTTACTCAAGAAGACGAAGTAGTTACTATTGTCGGAGAAGTTCGTCCTTTTATACTTGCGGATCTCGAAAGAGACTACGATCTAACTTGGGATTTAGACGTCCAAGAAAAGATTGAAGCAGAATATCAAGAAAAACCTGTGATGATTGCCCGTGAAGTATACCCTTCAGCCCAAGAATAATTTGTCAGACCGACTCGAGAATTAAGGGGAAGCTGTGGGCTTTCCCTTTGTTTTATCTGAGATCGGATTAGATTAGTCAGAAGGTAGTATAATTAGATAAAATATTTAAGAATCAAGCAAAATTAATTAACTCAAAAAATAAGAGTTACCTTGGTTTCAATCCTTAATGATTTTCTCAGTAAAAGTATAGGTAATGGAAGTACAATTCCGCGAATTTAATCCTTTTGACCTGTGGATTTGGTTAGAATTTGATACTGTCCCCTCACCAAGGGAAAAACAGTACATTGAAGAAGTCTTTAACTCTTGGTTTTATATTGGTAAACTGGGAGCATTTAATGCGGAAAATCTTCAGGTACAAGATTCTGGGATTGAGATTAGCTACATGGAATACGATAATGTCGCAGCTAGCAGCGCGATGATGTCACCAATGCACAATATGGGTGAATTTGAGTATCAAGGAGTTTGGGGTCGCTGCTGGTTCGATCTAGGAACTAGCGATTTAATTGCTTTGGATATTTTGATTAATGCTTTACGAGAATTTAGTAAAGAATTGGTGCAAATTAAGCGGTTAATTATTGGTGGAGAAAATGAAGATTGGACAATTAATCAGCGCCAGAATTCGGTTTTTTATCAAGGTTAAAATTACTCGATTTGTTGAGGTAATCGCGAGCAAATGTAGTAATTTGTTGGGCGAAATTATTTGCTGATAGGGGATTTGAATGAGGCATTTGCATTGTTTCGGTGAGATAGTCTTGTTGATGTTTAGCGAGTCGGTGACTAAGGAGAGCGAGAAAAGATTCATCTTCACTTAACACTAGCGCGATCGCCTGGCGATCGATCGCTAAAAGTTCCGTGGCTACCGCAGCAGTCATCTTGACATCGGGGAAATCTGCACCCAAAAACAAACACATCTCGCCGAAAAAATCCCCTCTTTGCAACTGTTCTATCGGA encodes:
- a CDS encoding DUF3531 family protein, which gives rise to MEVQFREFNPFDLWIWLEFDTVPSPREKQYIEEVFNSWFYIGKLGAFNAENLQVQDSGIEISYMEYDNVAASSAMMSPMHNMGEFEYQGVWGRCWFDLGTSDLIALDILINALREFSKELVQIKRLIIGGENEDWTINQRQNSVFYQG
- a CDS encoding NADPH-dependent FMN reductase, with amino-acid sequence MVKIVGIGGSLRPNSYSYQALKIAVQRVEALGAEVEILDLREMKLPLCDGGDDYPDYPDVAQLQATVKAADGLILATPEYHGSVSGVLKNALDLMSFDELSGKVTGLISVLGGQSNSNALNDLRTIMRWVHAWVIPEQIAVGQAWQAFSEDGKIVDEKLSQRFDKFAESLVENTSKLSQVV
- a CDS encoding XDD3 family exosortase-dependent surface protein, producing MTLLNKLVFTAATSALIALGTSQSAQAFSWKYTADSFNDGVTNGVVGNLADPGFELFGVAYAQEGDRLYVGINSNLPQGGIAYNRVLNGTIDYGDFFFNFSGKDFDTAMADGDLFAVNFAEGNDSNAPGIGLYSGVVAKSVTTNNSGFNHLNHYKNKVRNAGKTASLGDIDINGNYFDSSAPIGNVIDTYQAFVGDVELINDFSGLGLDFASNIGQAGSFTYGFSFDTANLPKGDFIAHLFAECANDGIGINGTIDSESVPEPAAVASLVVVGLGLLSSRRQRRQAESK